In Pirellulales bacterium, one genomic interval encodes:
- a CDS encoding AI-2E family transporter has translation MESKDRSAKQPWMLTLAAIAVVIAALYLAKDVLVPLTLAMLLSFLLSPICDWLERRGLARVPAVLVTALTCFLVLGLVIWTAVVQLTDLAPKLPEYQSNIEVKLHSVNDRVSAALSRATHAAQEFAQYKHADGPQGTSDRPFSVRLISSPPSAMDVISGMFGTLIGVLGAIGVVAVLVVFFLIRRDDLRDRFIRLVGGGQLTQTTRVLEDAAARVSRYLLMQLIVNSSLGALVAIGLYLIGVPNAVLWGIVATALRFIPYIGVWIAAAVPIGLSLAISDNWLAPILTFALFLVLELLVSNVLEPWLYGKHTGVSPVAVLVAAVAWTWLWGIPGLLLATPLTVCLLVIGKHVPQLSFLTILLGDEPVFETKTRVYQRLLAGDQEEAVELLEERLEHEPLAQIYDAVLIPALALTETHWLRGELNDARHAFIFQSVKEIIESLGESQRTDPSPIKIEPPDEADEGSASVAPISSFSVAPISSSKPCILCMPARTEADEIAGMMLAQLLRADECTVQSVSITAEASEIVDFVEKHEAVVICISAMAPAAVMHARHLFKRLHREFPAVRILIGLWEAAGDVDKARNRIGSGAAAEVVATLADAQEQVRRITESLGGEPKEPAPPDHVAEPVLRRV, from the coding sequence ATGGAAAGCAAAGATCGTTCGGCCAAACAGCCGTGGATGTTGACTCTCGCGGCGATTGCCGTCGTCATCGCGGCCCTGTACCTGGCTAAGGACGTGCTCGTTCCATTGACGCTGGCCATGCTGTTGAGTTTCTTGCTGAGTCCCATCTGCGATTGGCTTGAGCGGCGCGGGCTGGCCCGCGTCCCGGCAGTGCTGGTTACGGCTCTCACATGCTTTTTGGTCTTGGGGCTCGTGATCTGGACGGCCGTCGTTCAATTGACCGACTTGGCGCCCAAACTGCCTGAATACCAAAGCAATATCGAGGTCAAGCTCCACTCGGTAAACGACCGCGTGAGCGCCGCCCTCAGCCGAGCAACGCATGCAGCCCAGGAGTTCGCGCAATACAAGCACGCCGACGGTCCGCAAGGAACCAGCGACCGACCATTCTCAGTTCGCCTGATTTCATCTCCGCCAAGTGCAATGGATGTCATCAGCGGAATGTTTGGAACGCTGATCGGAGTGCTCGGAGCGATTGGTGTCGTAGCCGTCCTTGTCGTGTTTTTCCTCATCCGGCGCGACGATTTGCGCGATCGATTCATTCGCTTGGTGGGCGGTGGCCAATTGACTCAGACCACGCGCGTGTTGGAAGACGCGGCCGCGCGAGTCAGCCGATACCTGTTGATGCAATTGATCGTCAACTCCAGTCTTGGCGCGCTGGTCGCTATTGGGCTTTACCTAATCGGCGTGCCTAATGCGGTCCTGTGGGGAATTGTCGCGACGGCGCTGCGGTTCATCCCATATATCGGTGTGTGGATCGCCGCGGCTGTGCCCATCGGCCTTTCGCTGGCGATCTCAGACAATTGGCTCGCGCCCATCCTGACCTTCGCGCTGTTTTTGGTTTTGGAACTACTGGTTAGTAACGTCCTGGAGCCCTGGCTCTATGGCAAGCACACGGGGGTCTCGCCGGTGGCGGTTCTCGTCGCCGCGGTTGCTTGGACGTGGTTGTGGGGAATCCCAGGACTGCTTCTCGCGACCCCGCTGACCGTATGCCTGTTGGTCATTGGAAAGCACGTTCCGCAATTATCTTTCTTGACCATCCTGCTGGGCGACGAACCGGTCTTCGAAACCAAGACTCGCGTTTATCAACGATTGCTCGCCGGCGATCAAGAAGAAGCCGTCGAGTTGTTGGAAGAGCGTTTGGAGCACGAGCCGTTGGCTCAAATCTACGACGCCGTGCTTATTCCCGCGCTCGCTCTGACTGAAACGCACTGGCTGCGCGGCGAGCTGAACGACGCTCGGCATGCCTTCATCTTTCAAAGCGTGAAGGAGATCATTGAAAGCCTCGGCGAAAGCCAGCGGACGGACCCGTCGCCGATCAAAATCGAACCTCCGGATGAGGCGGATGAAGGTTCGGCTTCTGTCGCCCCGATCAGTTCGTTTTCTGTCGCCCCGATCAGCTCATCGAAGCCTTGCATCCTGTGCATGCCGGCTCGCACCGAGGCAGACGAGATCGCCGGAATGATGCTCGCGCAACTATTGAGGGCCGATGAATGCACGGTGCAATCCGTTTCGATTACGGCAGAGGCCAGCGAAATCGTCGATTTTGTGGAAAAGCATGAAGCGGTCGTGATTTGCATTTCCGCCATGGCGCCGGCCGCCGTCATGCACGCTCGGCACCTTTTCAAGCGCCTTCATCGGGAGTTTCCGGCCGTCCGAATCCTGATCGGGCTATGGGAGGCAGCCGGCGACGTGGACAAGGCCCGAAACCGCATCGGTTCCGGCGCAGCGGCCGAAGTGGTTGCCACGC